A single genomic interval of Sander lucioperca isolate FBNREF2018 chromosome 9, SLUC_FBN_1.2, whole genome shotgun sequence harbors:
- the LOC116047028 gene encoding trace amine-associated receptor 1-like, producing the protein MEPEVTFNRTSIVTAIHPCYEIDNFNFILTKTPSIICVLLYFFLMLLSVITICGNFLVIISVFYFQQLHTPTNYLILSLAVADLLVGIIVFPFSMAFSLSSCLYDEGLFCKVRGSFDITLSTASILHLCCISIDRYYAVCQPLTYRTKINHCVVVIMILVSWGVSLLIGISIIIAGLNNEKCEERCLIDVLMANTIGPILSFYLPVIIMLCIYLKIYLAAQKQARSIQNTTCQSKKSGATVSKNERKATKTLAIVLGVFLLCWTPFFLCITVLPFSNDSVPVPVIETLNWLTLSNSMLNPFIYAFFYSWFRSAFRMIISGKIFNGDYTNSKLS; encoded by the coding sequence ATGGAACCAGAAGTCACTTTCAACAGGACTAGCATTGTGACTGCCATACATCCCTGCTATGAAATAGATAACTTTAATTTCATACTGACAAAGACCCCTTCCATTATatgtgtattattatattttttcctaATGTTGTTGTCTGTTATCACAATATGTGGAAACTTTCTTGTTATAATCTCTGTATTTTATTTCCAACAGCTCCACACTCCTACTAACTACCTTATTCTCTCTCTGGCTGTGGCTGACCTGCTTGTTGGGATCATAGTCTTTCCTTTCAGCATGGCATTCTCACTTAGCTCATGTCTGTATGATGAAGGTTTATTTTGCAAAGTACGAGGTAGTTTTGATATAACACTGAGCACAGCTTCTATTCTGCACTTATGTTGTATTTCTATTGACAGATATTATGCAGTGTGTCAGCCTCTGACCTATAGAACTAAAATAAACCATTGTGTTGTTGTGATCATGATTCTGGTTAGCTGGGGGGTCTCTCTTCTAATTGGAATAAGCATCATAATTGCTGGattaaacaatgaaaaatgtgaGGAAAGGTGTTTGATTGATGTTCTCATGGCAAACACTATTGGACCTATTTTATCATTTTACCTCCCAGTGATCATAATGCTCTGTATCTACCTAAAGATTTACCTTGCTGCACAGAAACAGGCACGCAGCATCCAGAACACAACCTGTCAGAGCAAAAAGTCTGGAGCAACTGTCAGTAAGAATGAGAGAAAGGCTACCAAAACTCTGGCTATCGTTTTAGGAGTCTTTCTTTTATGTTGGactcctttctttctttgtatcACTGTTTTGCCTTTCAGTAATGACTCAGTGCCAGTTCCTGTGATTGAAACACTTAACTGGCTTACACTGTCAAACTCCATGCTCAATCCCTTTATTTATGCTTTCTTTTACAGCTGGTTCAGATCAGCTTTTAGAATGATCATTTCTGGGAAAATATTTAATGGTGATTATACTAATTCTAAACTGTCTTAA